The DNA sequence GCTGCTTCCTATAAGGTTTTTCtaatgtgggcttatattaTTTGAGATTATAATTACCATTTTACGGGACTTATTTACCGTTTACGGGGTTGGTAtaataaggtaagatataaGGATTCTTAACTAGTCCAATATAGGCTTGGCTAATGCGGGCCAAGTTGAGCTTGGCCTCGTGATAAGAGGGCCcattgaaaactctataaatgaCGCTCTAGTCCCTCCTCTAGCCCTTCACAATTCGGAAATCACCTCACATAAAGTTCGGAGAGAAAGTGAGGGGCGTCTCATCGAGCCAGTCATACGGAGAGCAATAGAGAAGAAGATCTAGAGCATTGGATCATTGCGATTCCGCCTCAAGTACAATGGATTCGATATCGGTGCAcaaactcttttctttctccgtaTAGTGTTCTATATCTAGCTATGGTGATCTAGGAATAGCCATAATGAGATTTATAGCAGCCGACATATGATATCAGAGCTTTCCATAGTCTAGATCTAGAACTATCGATTTTTACCCTTTTCGGAAAtttcaaatgatgaaaattatttttgatcacATATTTGGATTGTGCTCGTCGTTGCGAGCATTTCGAGTGGTGGCGCGCCTCCGGAGGAGGCCACACAGCGCCGTACATGCGCTATGTGCCACCGGGGTGTCGGAGCGACTCGCTTACGGCATGCGCGGCATTGCTCGGGCACATGCATTGCACGCGTGCGTCAAGGCGGTTGCTGCCCTACACGCGCATCACGCGTGCGACATGTGTCCATCACACATGTCGAAGTCTCGTGAGATGTCCACATCATCCCATGGAGTGATTCTGATGTTTTATAACCTATGAAAGAGAGCCATGAAATGTCTCCATCCGTATTGTCCATTGCTGTCTTGGAAGTTCGTGTTCTCTCTTCCGATTGTTTTAAGATCAATTTTGGACCAACTTTGGCCGATCAGTGTTGACGTGACAATTTTGATTaatatttacaaatattttcaatttcttatttttttattatttcatttatttatatttttttttttccttctccttcttcctcttgtcGGTCACTGGATCAGCAACCTGTCAGAAGCGagggctagaggaagaaggagaagaaaacaaaaagatttttttaaaaaagtattattaaaaattgctagACAATTTTCGTCTAATAAAGTTGGCTTTATGGACTGAATTAGcgtaaatacaaaaggttttaagactcaattgaaaaagaaaaaaagtttaaaactaaattaccACAATTAAATAACTTCAGGACTTTTTCTGCGTAATTTTTCCATATAATCACAGACTTCCCTTCTTCCTTAAGTGTATTGAAGATATACTTGATACTTGTgatgcaattgaatcttaaaacttgtaaaTTATAtagtttaatcctaaaatttgtaagCATCGAGTATCTCCATAATCTGTAAGCCAAGTCTTTAATTGCTGAAATCCAGAACAGCAGTCATGATTTTGTTGATATTGATTTTGGTACAATGTTATAAGTAAGATGAGCGATCCAATGTTCTCATTCAATAGCCATTGAAAGATGTCCTAAATAACTAACCCACGCCTTTAGAGAAGACAAACTCCGCAGGTATTGCACCACTGTGGCGACGGTTTTTTCGTCTTTTGCACTAGTCTTTACAGTTGTTTCCCAATGTCTTCCTCGTCAATGTGCTCATTTCGTATTATTCAAACATTGGCGCACCTCAACGAATCCATCTCTACAAGTAGACTCGTTCTTTATATTCACAATACCTCGCGCACACGTATCTATGTATTCATCGGATAACGAGTGAGTTGCGATGGACAGATCTCTTTCATTTCTAAAGACTATTGTTGGTGGAGTAACGGGATATACATTATGTTGAAAAATATCGTCGAGAATGGGATGAAATGAAATCATATTTTGAAGCacgataacactctctttaaggatttatttgccctACAACGTTGTTAATGGTTTCCGACAAATATTgtccaggatacaacaaagtttCAAGTGAGAATAGCATATAGGAATTCCAATAGTTATCTAAGATCTCTCaagggaaacaattgaaaaaaaaatgccgtATTTCTTTGACaaagaatgaaaatggacgTTGTCCTAAACATTGAGGAAAATCGTAATACATACAAATATGTGTGTGCGTGCGCGCGCGCCCGAAAACCTTTGCGAACGGACatgttatttttaaaatatcacAACTTTTCACTTATGAAAAGAATGCAACTTTTCGTATTCGAAAACTGTTAAATTCGAACGTAACTCTTCATGTCCGAAAACTATTAATtcggacacaactcttcatCTCCGGAAATTGCTATGTTTGGAAAAAATGCAGCCTTTTAAAGGTTGTAAGAATGACTAATATCcgttaggcagaaaataaattaaatttgaaattttaatagtTACTCCTTCATGAACAGTCACACTATTCTAATGAGTCGCAAAATTTACTTTAtaattataattttgaaaatagtaaACGaacaatatatatttattgGTTAGTGCTATTTTTGGTCCACGCACTCGCACGTAGGTATAGTGGAGTCTAGTACACTTTTTCTTCCATCATATGCGTGATGAAGTAAAGACccttttcgtttgttttgcaaacaaacttcaacacatTAGACCCAATTCCTCTGCATTTTATGATGTTCGATGTTTGACACAAGTAATTAAGCAAGATCTGCCTTGGgaagattgtccaaaaagtccttaATCTAtcgtacttttgccaattcagtcctaaatcttttaattttgccaactgaatcttaaacttttttacgttttgccaattaaatctatctgatcaattttgattggaaattgatAACTTGGAagccggccgtcctacgtagCACGACTGGCATTGATATgtataattttcaataatattttaccattttaaattttttttattaatcttattattatttttctgattCCTTTCTTtacctttctctttctttttagctttatttttttgtaattttcctttttcgcctagtccggcaagggtcgcccttgCCTGGGTGAGCGAGGACCGCCCTTGCTCGACCTGGCGAGGGCCGCCTTGTCCCGGTCATCCCTCGCCCgagggaagggaaaaagagaaaagataaaaaaaaatcttgtttttttataaaagattGTCCACATTAGCTTCAGCCGTGCAATGTAAAAAGGCTAGTTGTCTACGCCAGTGATTTTCTGCcaaaactcaattagcaaaacatgaaaaggtttaggactaaatcaacaaaattgcaataagtttaggtttttttggacaattttcccgccCCTTGGTTGCATTGTAGATCATTTGTCATGAAACATGTGCCACAGAACCTGTTACCTGAGAGAGCTTTGGTCAACATAACTGACATAACTATAGCTTGTTTTGTAAGACGACAAGAGAGCTTTCTTTTGTCCATTACTTCTATTCCAAACTTGCTATTTAAGGAAGGAAAAATCATAGCCAAATGATGGGGGCAAGGTATAAGCATAACAACCACATTTCCTAGTATGGTGGGCATGTTTGTTTGGTAATGTTCGATTCGTTGATTGTGCTTTAAAGTGTCTAACCCGCGAAGAAAGACACGAAGTAACCCCACCAAAAAAGATCGAATAAATGCTTCCCTTGACATTGCTAATATTGCCAAGGAACAAGGCACCAAGGCCATGCAAGACTACACAATTTTTGCTTGGAGTGAGAATCTTAACTGAGGGTTCCTTCCTCATTCACCGGAAGAGCTCTCCTATGCAAGGAAGACTCCACATACAACTTTTGACATGATTTCGATCTGTCTGACTAATCGATTAAGTGTTCTCGTTTGATACGTGCATGATATGTCTCTCCGATCCCACGTCGCTCATATGCGCCGCTAAAGAGTTAAATTCTCAAGGGAGGGTGGAATTTCATCATGATGTGAAATTCTTGaggggcaattttttttttttttttgtcatttctgcAACTCCTAGTCCGGCGACTGTAATGATCGAATTGATTATCTTCAGGCATAGGAACAAACTATGGAATACTGAGGTGGATGTGTAAGATGGCTACATCAAGCGATTCGACAGATTTCAAAAGCGGAAAGCTTTACCTGACTAGCCTTATAAACTAAATCTTGCATCATAAGTTATTGCGAGAGATGCTTTCTCCCGTCTCACGGTCCAAAAATGGCACAAGCAAAGAACCGAACAAACCTTGTCGTAGACAGGAGAGACCATACCAAGAAAAGCATATGATAAATGAAGAACATACATAGAGAGAGAATGATATGTCCCAACAAATTAATTCGATCTAACCAAACAAGCcaacatacatacacacacacacacggcCTTGCTCGAAACAAACACATTGATCAGGCATGGCTGCTTCTGATGCGAAAACACACACGATGGCTAGCGAAGCAGCCGCCGAGATCTTGTCGCAGAAACTAGAGATCTTGCTCTGCCACCCGGAGTGCGCCAGGTGCTTATCGATGGAAAAGCTCGTGAAGGAGGCCAAGGAGAAGGTGGCCACGATCCAAGGGTTCTTTTCCACTCAAGACAGACCGTCCAAGAGCATGGAATGGTTGGGGCGGCTCCTCCGAGCCATGTATGAGGCTGAGGACTTCATCGACAAGTTCCACCTCAGAGAGGCCCGCGGGAGGCAAGGGGCCCTGCACGTGGTCACGAGGCCGGCCGCCGAGCTCGTCTCCAAGTATGAGCTGTGGAGGAACTTGTCCAATCTGGTGAAAAAGATGGAGGAGTTGTGTCAAGATCAGTACTTGAAGGGCAACATGGAAACGGCGGGGGCAACCCCTGCTAGCGTAACATGGAAAGGCCCAAAAAAGGTGAGGCTGACTAGCTACTGGAATCTGCAagcatccttcttcttctgtcacaaggagaagaaaaaggaaataatggGGCCGATTGTGGCGAAAGCGGAGGGGTGGCTTGTCGCTGTGACTTCGATTTTGGGTGAGCAAGGCACCGGCAAGACGTTCCTCACGAGATCGGTCTACAGGGAAGCGATGTCCCTGGGTGTTGAGTCGCGTGCTTGGGTCCGCATGTCGGCCGACATGGAGGTGAAGGAGTTCCTGCTCGAGATACTGAGGCAAATGGGGAAGCCAGCGAGGGAGGTGAAGGACATGAAGTTGGAAGAGATAATGGAAATGCTTTCCAACGAATTGGGCAAGATGAAGAAGTTCCTCATAGTGTTGGATGACGTGCAGCCGTCCAACGAGCTACTCTTGCGAAGGTTAGTGGGGATCATCCTGTTCCATGGGCAGGGCCACATACTCATCACCACTCAACACTGTAACATAGCCAAGACCATGGATTTTTCATTAGGAAAAAGGTCGTTCAAGCTAGATAAATTAAACGATCATGAAAGCGAGAAGATGCTCGCTAGTAAGTTGTATAGAGTACCCGATGGTCAGAGGCTCTCGAAGAACGAGGACATCCTAAGTACTTGTGGGGGCTTGCCGCGCAGTCTGTCCTTGCTTGGCGGGTTGCTGTCATATACTGAAGAGCACGAACGCCAAGAGCCCAAGCTCTCGGCGTTGCTGAAAGATTGTTCGGGATTAGCAGGTATAGTACAATCGAGTTACCGTAGATTGCCGGTTCATCTAAAACCGTGTTTCATCTACATGGCTTTGTTCCCCGTGGCATCCCCAATTCCGACAAGAAGGCTAGTAAGGCTGTGGTTGGCCGAGGGCTTATTGGATTCGCATTGTTACGACAGCGAGGGGAAACGGACGAGGCTGCCTGAGGATGTAGGAGAGAATTTCATTCTGGAGCTCGCGGAAAGGAACCTGATTGATGTGGTGAGCTGGAGGGCGGACGGATCCCCCAAGGCTTGCCAAATGCCCACCTGTCTGCACGACATGATCCTCCCGATCGCGATCAGCACGGGGTTCCTTCACATACATGACGCTAGCAAGTCGAAAGACGGGAATGACGGCGACTCGACCGCCCAGCAAGAACAGGCCCAACCGCGAGAAACCAAGGTCCGGTGGCTTGCGGAGCACACAAACATAGTCAGAGGCGGCCAAGGTGGTGGCAACCCCGGCTTGAACCTCGGCCACGTCCGCTCATTTCTGTCGTTCTACCCGAGGAGAGGCATGCTCACCAAGGACATCAGCACCGTCCTGCGGAACATCACCTCCAAGACTGACTATAGCTTGCTGAGGGTACTCGACTTGGAGGGCGTGTATAAGCCGTCCTTGCAAGGGGTGCTCCACAAGCTGGTGCTCCTAAGGTACCTAGGATTGAGATCCACGGTGTTGGACTCGATCCCGGGCGAGGTCGCGGATCTGCACTATCTCGAGACTCTCGACATAAAGCACACCAACATCACTTCCCTCCCGAGTTCCTTGTGGAAGGCGAGGAACCTGAGGCACCTGCATCTCAACTGGTTCTACATCGACTTGAAGAAGATCCTCAAGGCTTGTGGCAACAACGTCGAGGCCTTGACTAAACTCCAAACCTTAAGCGGGCTGGTCATCGGTGACGTGAAGGAGGACTCGATGACGGGCCACATGAACAGCTTAAACTCTCTCACCACGCTCAAGCTTTTCTTGCAACTGTCGGATAAGGCCCCCTCCTCAGGCGCTGCAGGCGCTGCAGGGGAAATGATATCCCGTTGGATTAGCACCGGGCTCACCAATCTCCAGTCCTTGACCTTTGGGGTGATCCAAGAAGCCAAATCCGCTGAACAAGCCGAGCCCCAGGCAGGAGCCAAGCAAGAGGTAGGAGCGGCACCGGCGGAGCCCACGAAAGCCAAGccagaagaagaagccaaagcCAAGAAATCGCAGGTAGGAAAGTTACCAACACTGTCGCTGGCTGAACGACATCACGAGCTGTTGGAGCTCTACTTGCTGGGGCGACTCGAGAATCCCATCTGGACAACGCTCTTGCCCGACTCGCTCCGGGTTCTGACTCTATCGGGTTCGAAGGTGGAAACAGACATGATCCCCGAGCTGGGGAATCTCCTGACGAACCTGAGGACGCTCAGGCTCTTGGCCAACTCTTTCCGAGGCAAAAGCTTGAGGTTCACCGCAGGTGGCTTCCCGAACCTCAAGatcttgaagatttggaagctGCCACAGCTCGAGGACGTGACTATCGAAGAAGGAGCAATGCCGCATCTCAAAGAAGTCGAGTTCAGGCACCTCGAGAAGCTGAAAACTATCGATAGGATCTGCCGTTGCAAGGAGTTGGAAACCATATGGGTGATATATGGCACCGATAAACCTGCTTTTGTGAAGCCTCTCGAGGACG is a window from the Rhodamnia argentea isolate NSW1041297 chromosome 8, ASM2092103v1, whole genome shotgun sequence genome containing:
- the LOC115733346 gene encoding disease resistance protein RPM1-like encodes the protein MAASDAKTHTMASEAAAEILSQKLEILLCHPECARCLSMEKLVKEAKEKVATIQGFFSTQDRPSKSMEWLGRLLRAMYEAEDFIDKFHLREARGRQGALHVVTRPAAELVSKYELWRNLSNLVKKMEELCQDQYLKGNMETAGATPASVTWKGPKKVRLTSYWNLQASFFFCHKEKKKEIMGPIVAKAEGWLVAVTSILGEQGTGKTFLTRSVYREAMSLGVESRAWVRMSADMEVKEFLLEILRQMGKPAREVKDMKLEEIMEMLSNELGKMKKFLIVLDDVQPSNELLLRRLVGIILFHGQGHILITTQHCNIAKTMDFSLGKRSFKLDKLNDHESEKMLASKLYRVPDGQRLSKNEDILSTCGGLPRSLSLLGGLLSYTEEHERQEPKLSALLKDCSGLAGIVQSSYRRLPVHLKPCFIYMALFPVASPIPTRRLVRLWLAEGLLDSHCYDSEGKRTRLPEDVGENFILELAERNLIDVVSWRADGSPKACQMPTCLHDMILPIAISTGFLHIHDASKSKDGNDGDSTAQQEQAQPRETKVRWLAEHTNIVRGGQGGGNPGLNLGHVRSFLSFYPRRGMLTKDISTVLRNITSKTDYSLLRVLDLEGVYKPSLQGVLHKLVLLRYLGLRSTVLDSIPGEVADLHYLETLDIKHTNITSLPSSLWKARNLRHLHLNWFYIDLKKILKACGNNVEALTKLQTLSGLVIGDVKEDSMTGHMNSLNSLTTLKLFLQLSDKAPSSGAAGAAGEMISRWISTGLTNLQSLTFGVIQEAKSAEQAEPQAGAKQEVGAAPAEPTKAKPEEEAKAKKSQVGKLPTLSLAERHHELLELYLLGRLENPIWTTLLPDSLRVLTLSGSKVETDMIPELGNLLTNLRTLRLLANSFRGKSLRFTAGGFPNLKILKIWKLPQLEDVTIEEGAMPHLKEVEFRHLEKLKTIDRICRCKELETIWVIYGTDKPAFVKPLEDGNGDETILHVERDTEGSGSMDTDEDDRDKEGETSAQHPEEEKHQSTGDGNRDEGGDMSGQHTEKERPQSTDDSDDNHIHIHVE